DNA from Pseudocitrobacter corydidari:
TCAATCAATGCCGCACGCGCCAGATCTTCTTTCTCTTTACGCAGCGCCAGTTCAGCTTTTTCCTGCCATTCGGCCTGCTGTGCAAAAGCTTTTTCAACGCGACGCGTCAGATCTTTTTTCTCTGCCAGCGCACGCGCCGACGTAGAACGCACTTCCACCAGCGTGTCTTCCATTTCCTGAATCATCAAACGCACCAGCTTTTGCGGGTCTTCCGCTTTCTCCAGCAGGGAGTTGATGTTGGCATTCACGATGTCGGCAAAACGAGAAAAGATACCCATAATATAGTCCTCATAATTTCTGTTTTAGGCATTAGCCTGCTGTATGGATAATACAATTCACGTGCCAACTTTGTATCTTATTGATTCTGCTGAAGGTGATTGAAATTCACCCGCTTTAGACGTAGAGTGAATTAGCGAATTACACTAACAAGTGGTGAATTTCATCATGGCAGAATACAAAGACAATCTTCTCGGCGAAGCCAACCGCTTTCTGGAAGTGCTGGAGCAGGTTTCACGCCTCGCGCCACTGGATAAACCGGTATTGATCATCGGGGAACGCGGTACGGGGAAAGAGCTGATTGCTAACCGTCTGCATTATCTCTCCTCCTGCTGGCAAGGACCGTTTATCTCGCTCAACTGCGCGGCGCTAAATGAAAATCTGCTCGATTCGGAATTATTCGGCCATGAAGCAGGCGCATTTACCGGCGCGCAAAAGCGACATCCGGGGCGTTTTGAACGCGCTGATGGCGGCACACTGTTTCTCGATGAACTGGCGACCGCGCCCATGCTGGTGCAGGAAAAGCTGCTGCGCGTAATTGAGTATGGTGAGCTGGAGCGCGTCGGCGGCAGCCAGCCGTTGCAGGTTAATGTGCGTCTGGTGTGCGCCACCAACGCCGATTTACCCCAGATGGTAGAAGACGGTACGTTCCGCGCCGACCTGCTTGACCGGTTAGCCTTTGACGTCGTACAGCTCCCACCACTGCGCGAGCGTCAGAGTGATATCATGCTGATGGCGAACCACTTCGCGATTCAGATGTGCCGTGAACTGGGGATGCCGCTGTTTCCAGGTTTCACTGAGCAGGCCCGTGAAACATTGATGGATTATCGCTGGCCGGGAAATATTCGCGAACTGAAAAACGTCGTGGAGCGTTCAGTATATCGACATGGCAGCAGCGACATCCCGCTGGACGACATTATCATCGATCCTTTCCAACGGCGAAGTGAGCCAAAAACAGCGGAAAAAAGCAGCCAGAACGCGCCTGAATTACCGCTCGATTTACGCCAGTTTCAGTTGGATCAAGAAAGAGATCTGCTGCAAAAGAGTTTGCAGCAGGCGCGGTTTAATCAGAAGCAGGCGGCGGATTTGCTTGGGCTCACCTATCACCAGTTACGGGCGTTACTGAAGAAGCACCAGCTTTAACACGATGCTGAAGCTGAACCAGCGTCAGGTTGCCGCAAAACACCGCGCCCGTATCAATGTAGAGCTGATTGGCGGATTTAAAGGGTTTACGTACAGGCGTGTGGCCGAAGAAAAACTGATCGGCCCCGCCTATCAAACTCATGGAGCCGCGCTGGGCGCGATTGATACGCTGTCGGTTCCACACCACCTGAAAAGGGTCAACCGATTTGTTAAAGGCATAATGGTCATCCGGGTAGTCCGCGTGGCAGATAACCATTTTTATATCCCCGGTCACCACTTCGATAATCAACGGTAATTCGGCAATACGATGCAGCAGCGTTTTCACGCGATGTTGCTGGTTTACGTTGAGGTCAAAATACCATCCGCCACCGTTGGCCACCCACAGATTTGCGTGACCGTTCCCCTCCAGCGCGTCCAGCATCATCTCCTCATGATTTCCGCGCACCGCCCGGAACCAGGGCTGGTTCAGTAACATCAGGCATTCTACATCTTCACTTCCCCGATCGATTAAGTCCCCCACCGAAATCAGCAGATCCTGCATAGGCTGAAATGCAACGCGATCAAGATGTTGCATCAATAACCTGTAGCAGCCGTGGAGATCGCCCACCACCCAAATATTGCGCCAGAGGTCGCCATGAATACGTTGATAGAGGCTCATTGTCACCTCCGACCGCGTCGATAAGATGAAAAAGGGGGTTAGGTTAAGTTTAGGCCAGTTAGTCGTTGATGAGGATGAACCTCGCGTTGGAAAAACGCACTACATCTACGAATGATTGTGATCGTATAATCACTTATCTTTATCAATCGAAACCCCATTATGCGCGCTAAAACCTTCCGCTTCAGCTTCACGATTTTTTGCAGTGTGATGATCATTTATCTGCTTTTTATCTTCAATCGCGTCTATATCGGCGTTTTTTTGCACGAATGCGTGTGGGTGGTGCTGCTTTTCTCCGGGGTAATGTCCTGGTTTAATCGACCACGCCCACGCAAAAGAAATCGCTCATCTTGATTCAGTCCCTTCTTTCACTGGTGCCTGATATTGAATCAGGCACTGCTCGATTAAAGTCATTATTTATTAGCAATCACCAATTTGGCACAAATAACATATCTATTTTTTGACACACCACGCAGAATTAATTAGCATCTCAGCAGTAAAAACCCGTCTCAATTGAAAGTATGAAATTAAAGAAAAAAGTCTCCTTTACAAAATCATTAAACATTGTTTTTTCCAGCTTATTGTTTACGTTAATTATTGCCAGTGGAATGATCGCTTATCATCAATGGATTGATATTAAATATTCGTGCGTCTCATTTTCAAAAAAATATGTAACTGTATTAGCAAGTATTATCAATGAAAAGCTTGCTAATAGCGAAACATCCCTGAAACTCATCACTGAAACGATACGCGAGCACTCAGAAATCAGTACACGCAGGTTTAACAAATGGCTGAACACCCAGCTATATATCCTGCCTAACGTCACTGGGCTGAATATTCTCGACGCACAACAAAATTACACCAGAATCCCTATGCTGAGTGAAAATAGTAACTTTACCAAAGACTTCAATCCTAAGTCACGCCCATGGTATCAGATGTCTACCAGTTACTCAGAAAAAACCTCGTTCACGCAGCCTTACAACGACTATATTTCAACCAAAAGAATTGTTTCTGTATCACTGCCTTTTTTCGAAAGTGGCGAAATAACCAACGGCATCGTTGCTTTTGATATTGATTTATCGTTTGTTAACCAGTCATTAGGCAGTATTGCTCCGCCCATACAGGGCAATAATTTCATTTTGGCTGAGAATGGCGAGCAAATCACTGATAAAGTCAACATGACTAATATTGAAAAGAATTTACAGCTGCTCACGCGAGCAATATGGGAAAGTGGTTCGTTTTTCAGCCAGGAAGATGATGCATACTATTTTTATAAGAAAATGGATAATCCATCATGGATAGTTTTTTACAAGGTAACACGGCAAAACATGAATCGTGTAATGATTGAGATGAATACTAAGATTTTTTATTTCATCATGCTTTCGATACTGATTATCTGCTTCGCCTGGTGGGCGATCATATCCGTAATGAATACAACATTAACAAATATCGCATCCAGTATTCGATATGGGCGTTTTGATGGCGAGGACTCGTCAAAAATTCTGGCGCTTGAAATTGAGAATAATATATCACGGATAGAAGACATCTCATCAAAGGCATCGACTGATGCTCTCACAGGGTTGCTCAACCGCAGAGTATTTGATCAACAACTAGAGACATTCAGCTACAAATCTGACTCCTGTTTAGCGCTCATCGATATAGATGATTTTAAATCAGTTAACGATAAATTTGGTCATACCATAGGCGATTTGGTGCTCAAAACGATTGCAAAGCTTGCCAGAAAATATGAAACCGCCAACATAAAATTCTATCGTTATGGTGGAGAGGAAATTGCGGCCATTTTTGATGGTATCAATATTAACTCAGCGAACTCTATTATCGAATCGTTACGCATAGATATATCAGAAAGAAAATATCGTGAAAGCGAACTTAGAACAACGGTAAGTGGTGGAATTATTACATTTGATAATAAAACTGGCTTAGAAGCACTGGAGCTTGTTGATAAACTGCTCTATCTGGCCAAAGAGAGCGGTAAAAACACAATAAAACGATAAATCACGCAATATATGCGTACGCCTTAATTTTGTAACCTTATAAACAGTGGCATATTATGAGAAAAATATTTTTATTACTTAATTTACTCCTGGCTTCCCCCCTTGCCCTGGCCATAAACATTAATGATGCATTTATATCCCTCCAGTGCCCGCTACGCGGACACATCGAAGTTATTCTCCATCATTATCTTCACACTCAGGAGCGTTGGGGAAAGGACGAGTTTGAAACAGGGGGCGGCCATACCATCGATGGTTCCAAAACCATATTTGAGTTCGCTAATCTTGATCAAATGATTTATGTTCAAAATAGTGGTATTTTTATTTTTTGGTACCAGGATGAGCGCAAAATTGTGCAGTGTCAGTTACTCGGACTGAGGGATAACTACTCTGTTCCACTTCCGGTAATTCATGAATAATAGAGACAGGTTTCTTGTATGCAAATTAATAAAGTCACTTTAATAGCAAACTGCCTTTACCGGTGCGGATTGATACATGATGTAATACTCTGCGAGAATGAAATCATGCTTTATTTCAACGAGCATGTTCAGTGCACCCCGCTTACACAATGGAATAAGAACATGCCCAATTCCACTGCATCTGAGTTTTTACGTCTGGCGGCAACGCTGGATGAAACCAGTTTACCCAGTTTTATTAATAGACTATGGAGGTTATAAAATCCATTTATCGCTATCAAGCTGGCCAACTGCCTGTAAATCACGCAGATATGCCGAAAGATCCCCAAGTAAAATACGAAGCATTTCGGCATCGGCGCAATCACCGCTGAGAATTTCGTCTATTCTGCTGCGTAAATTTATAATGCCGCCAGAAAAATTCTTCACCCCATTTTCCAGAAGATAGAGCCTTTTCTTTTCTTGTAAAGAAATATCATCAAAGATTTCATAGCTCATGCATTTGTGTATTTTATTTTTTACAGGAATGAACACTCTCCTACTTCGCTCCTCAATAAGTTTCACTTGCGCTGTTTGAACATAAGTTTGTGGTGTGTTGCACACAAGGCACCCGATATTCGCTGATTATAACCTCACCAGCCTGATTACATTTGACCTTCAAAACATCCGGAGCCCGAAGACGCGTTATACCAAGCGACGGCAATAAACCCGCATAAATTACACTTTGGATATGCGGTAAGTTTTTAATATTGTCGTTGAGGGCAATTGAAATCCAATCCAGTTTGTCACCATCTTGACTATCTTCAATACATAATGCATAAGATAGCATAACATCGCTGTTAGTTGTGAACTCTTCATCATATTTCACATTCGTAATAAGCATTGAATATAATCCTGTCGGCTGAATATTCTGCGTGACCTCAGCAATATTAACGCTACTCATTATAGGTTTATCAATGCTGCATCGTATCAGGCGACAGTCCAGCTTCGCTACGCAAGCCAGATAATCATAGCGAGGGATCATATTTTCAAAGGGCCAGTGATCTTGCTTACGAAATGCGACAGGTGTGACGCCGAATTGACGGCGAAAGGCTGCAATAAAGGATGCAGCAGAATCAAAGCCGAACCAGCGCGCGATATTTTTAACAGTGTGTCCGGTGATTCGTAGTGAGATAGCTGCGCCTGAAAGGCGTCGAAGTCGACTATATGTACCGATACTCAATGCCGTTTTTTGTTTAAAAAAACGCTGTAGATGCCTTCTGGAAAACCCGGATTTCTCGGTTATTTCTTCAATTTTAAGGTTATGATATTTATTGTTTTCAATCCACGCGGCCATATCACTAACAATACTTTCATAACGCATAATCACAATCCTAATTCATCCACTCGGCCAGATATATAATGTAACGCATTACTGAAGGTTTACCAGTCATGAAGGTATTGTGCTGGGAATCATGTGTCACATTTATACGGTATGAATTAGCCCCGCTAATGTACATATTGGCCGTATAAAAAAGTAAATGTAACAATTTCGGTCAGTGGTCTCTATGCCATTTATCGGATCCGGCATGAATTCCAAATGCCATTCCACACCCGCCAGGAGAGGGGAAAGAGTGAACTGGAGAATTTTTTGCCTGTGGAATCAATTAAATATAAAACCCCCGGCACCAAATTGCGCGATACTGATGCCTCATCTTGTTAAGGATATGTTTGCTACAGCGAGTCTGATCCGTTATGCGATAGCCTACAAAACATACATTTCTCAGCTGTGAGGGAGTATTAAACAAAGGGACAAGAAGGCCAACTGGAGATGTTATCGATAAAAAGATACCATACTTCAAGGTGATGGGGATTTTTCTCTCTATTGATAATTTTTTAATCAAATAATAGCAATGTACTCTGAGCATGTTCCGTCATTTTTGTGCCCTCTTTCTCATAACTGGCGACCTTTTACCACAACACGGGAAAGCGGAGCTTCAGGACGGAGAGTTGATTTACAGGGTATAATCTATGGGAAAATCCGAAGATGCTCATGCTGTCTGTATCGAACGATGCAACAGGTGAACCGGCACCTTTCTCCTGGACAAACGGATATGACAAATGTCATTAACTATTAATAAGATAGCCACACTATCTCACATCAAAAAAGAATTATGCGCCTGAATTTGTCATCACTCCTGGCAGCGTTAGGGTTAGTTTGTGGTCAGGCGATTGCCGCGCCGCCCTCTTCCCTGCCCGCCAATGCCGACATTCGCGATAGCGGATTTGTCTACTGTGTCAGTGGGCAGGTCAACACGTTCAACCCGCAAAAAGCAGGCAGCGGTCTTATTGTCGATACGCTGGCGGCCCAGCTTTATGATCGCCTGCTGGATGTCGACCCGTATACTTATCGTCTGGTACCGGAACTGGCGGAGCGCTGGGAGGTGCTGGATAACGGCGCAACCTACCGCTTCCACCTGCGCAACGACGTACAGTTTCAGACCACCCGCTGGTTTAAGCCGTCCCGAAACCTCAATGCAGACGATGTCGTCTTCACCTTCGAGCGTATCTTTGACCGTAATCACCCCTGGCATAACGTCAACGGCGGCAACTTCCCTTATTTCGACAGTTTGCAGTTCGCCGATTCGGTTCAGAGCGTGCGCAAACTCGATAGCCACACGGTAGAATTCCGTCTTAATCGACCAGACGCCTCCTTCTTATGGCACCTGGCGACCCACTATGCTTCTGTCATGTCGTCAGAGTATGCCAACCAACTGGCAAAGCAGGATCACCAGGAGCTGCTCGATCGCCAACCGGTGGGCACCGGGCCATTCCTGCTTGATGAGTATCGCACCGGGCAATACATTCGCCTACAGCGTCACGAACACTTCTGGCGCGGTAAGCCTTTAATGCCACAGGTTGTTGTTGATTTGGGTTCCGGCGGTACAGGTCGCTTATCGAAACTACTGACCGGTGAGTGCGACGTACTGGCCTGGCCTGCCGCCAGCCAGTTAACCATTCTGCGTGACGACCCACGTCTGCGCCTGACGCTGCGTCCTGGGATGAACATCGCCTACCTGGCGTTTAATACCGATAAACCGCCGCTGAATAATCCGGAAATCCGCCACGCGCTGGCCCTGTCGATTAATAACCAGCGCCTGATGCAGTCTATTTATTATGGTACGGCGGAAACGGCGGCCTCAATTTTGCCTCGCGCCTCCTGGGCTTACGATAACGAGGCTAAAATTACTGAATACAATCCAGAAAAATCACGCCAGATGCTGAAATCACTGGGTGCGGAAAACCTGACGCTTCAGCTGTGGGTACCAACCAGCTCGCAAGCGTGGAACCCCAGCCCGCTGAAAACCGCAGAACTGATTCAGGCTGATATGGCACAGGTTGGCGTGAAGGTAATGATTGTGCCGGTTGAAGGCCGTTTCCAGGAGGCGCGCCTGATGGATATGAACCATGATCTGACGTTGTCCGGTTGGGCGACTGACAGTAACGACCCGGACAGTTTCTTCCGCCCGTTGCTGAGCTGCGCGGCGATATCCTCGCAAACCAACTTTGCCCACTGGTGTAACCGCGAGTTCGATGACGTGCTGCGCAAAGCCCTGGCCTCACAACAGCTGGCGTCACGCATCGATGCCTACGATGAAGCCCAACAGATTCTGGCGCGC
Protein-coding regions in this window:
- the pspF gene encoding phage shock protein operon transcriptional activator is translated as MAEYKDNLLGEANRFLEVLEQVSRLAPLDKPVLIIGERGTGKELIANRLHYLSSCWQGPFISLNCAALNENLLDSELFGHEAGAFTGAQKRHPGRFERADGGTLFLDELATAPMLVQEKLLRVIEYGELERVGGSQPLQVNVRLVCATNADLPQMVEDGTFRADLLDRLAFDVVQLPPLRERQSDIMLMANHFAIQMCRELGMPLFPGFTEQARETLMDYRWPGNIRELKNVVERSVYRHGSSDIPLDDIIIDPFQRRSEPKTAEKSSQNAPELPLDLRQFQLDQERDLLQKSLQQARFNQKQAADLLGLTYHQLRALLKKHQL
- the sapA gene encoding ABC transporter substrate-binding protein SapA, whose translation is MRLNLSSLLAALGLVCGQAIAAPPSSLPANADIRDSGFVYCVSGQVNTFNPQKAGSGLIVDTLAAQLYDRLLDVDPYTYRLVPELAERWEVLDNGATYRFHLRNDVQFQTTRWFKPSRNLNADDVVFTFERIFDRNHPWHNVNGGNFPYFDSLQFADSVQSVRKLDSHTVEFRLNRPDASFLWHLATHYASVMSSEYANQLAKQDHQELLDRQPVGTGPFLLDEYRTGQYIRLQRHEHFWRGKPLMPQVVVDLGSGGTGRLSKLLTGECDVLAWPAASQLTILRDDPRLRLTLRPGMNIAYLAFNTDKPPLNNPEIRHALALSINNQRLMQSIYYGTAETAASILPRASWAYDNEAKITEYNPEKSRQMLKSLGAENLTLQLWVPTSSQAWNPSPLKTAELIQADMAQVGVKVMIVPVEGRFQEARLMDMNHDLTLSGWATDSNDPDSFFRPLLSCAAISSQTNFAHWCNREFDDVLRKALASQQLASRIDAYDEAQQILARELPVLPLASSLRLQAYRYDIKGLVLSPFGNASFAGVSREKEEQVKKP
- a CDS encoding sensor domain-containing diguanylate cyclase, translated to MKLKKKVSFTKSLNIVFSSLLFTLIIASGMIAYHQWIDIKYSCVSFSKKYVTVLASIINEKLANSETSLKLITETIREHSEISTRRFNKWLNTQLYILPNVTGLNILDAQQNYTRIPMLSENSNFTKDFNPKSRPWYQMSTSYSEKTSFTQPYNDYISTKRIVSVSLPFFESGEITNGIVAFDIDLSFVNQSLGSIAPPIQGNNFILAENGEQITDKVNMTNIEKNLQLLTRAIWESGSFFSQEDDAYYFYKKMDNPSWIVFYKVTRQNMNRVMIEMNTKIFYFIMLSILIICFAWWAIISVMNTTLTNIASSIRYGRFDGEDSSKILALEIENNISRIEDISSKASTDALTGLLNRRVFDQQLETFSYKSDSCLALIDIDDFKSVNDKFGHTIGDLVLKTIAKLARKYETANIKFYRYGGEEIAAIFDGININSANSIIESLRIDISERKYRESELRTTVSGGIITFDNKTGLEALELVDKLLYLAKESGKNTIKR
- a CDS encoding helix-turn-helix domain-containing protein, yielding MRYESIVSDMAAWIENNKYHNLKIEEITEKSGFSRRHLQRFFKQKTALSIGTYSRLRRLSGAAISLRITGHTVKNIARWFGFDSAASFIAAFRRQFGVTPVAFRKQDHWPFENMIPRYDYLACVAKLDCRLIRCSIDKPIMSSVNIAEVTQNIQPTGLYSMLITNVKYDEEFTTNSDVMLSYALCIEDSQDGDKLDWISIALNDNIKNLPHIQSVIYAGLLPSLGITRLRAPDVLKVKCNQAGEVIISEYRVPCVQHTTNLCSNSASETY
- a CDS encoding metallophosphoesterase; protein product: MSLYQRIHGDLWRNIWVVGDLHGCYRLLMQHLDRVAFQPMQDLLISVGDLIDRGSEDVECLMLLNQPWFRAVRGNHEEMMLDALEGNGHANLWVANGGGWYFDLNVNQQHRVKTLLHRIAELPLIIEVVTGDIKMVICHADYPDDHYAFNKSVDPFQVVWNRQRINRAQRGSMSLIGGADQFFFGHTPVRKPFKSANQLYIDTGAVFCGNLTLVQLQHRVKAGASSVTPVTGDR